Proteins from a single region of Gemmatimonadota bacterium:
- a CDS encoding DUF2953 domain-containing protein has translation MLTSILIAIGLVLGIPLAILALFIFLPIRAGATGYYRENDYSISGFARGCAGLCGIICDIDKKGMQLRVVIGRWTAWRPGEKPPSATTESKRDTTTKPKRERPKKSYPTTKPSYWSRLQTLHAKTKQYLDYAADARPILTRFMKRLSKTIAFRHLELNLELGTDDPAFTGRLFGYVEAFKRIFGKRIHISLTPDFIQPRFAGSGSLRLSVYLHRLIFAALALAVRGGLWRAKIWWTKRKNRRKVPLTAMNAN, from the coding sequence ATGCTCACATCAATCCTCATCGCCATTGGCCTTGTACTGGGTATCCCCCTCGCAATTCTGGCACTCTTCATATTCTTGCCAATCCGCGCAGGTGCAACGGGATACTACCGCGAAAATGACTACAGTATATCCGGCTTCGCGCGCGGTTGTGCCGGGCTATGTGGTATTATTTGCGACATCGACAAAAAGGGAATGCAACTACGCGTCGTTATCGGACGCTGGACCGCGTGGCGACCCGGGGAAAAACCGCCATCAGCAACAACAGAATCCAAAAGAGATACCACCACCAAACCAAAACGGGAAAGACCTAAAAAATCATACCCAACAACGAAACCCTCCTACTGGTCGCGTTTGCAAACCCTGCACGCGAAGACAAAACAATACCTGGACTACGCCGCGGATGCGCGTCCCATTCTGACGCGATTTATGAAGCGCCTATCAAAAACAATCGCATTTCGGCACCTCGAATTGAATCTGGAACTGGGAACGGACGACCCCGCTTTCACCGGGCGTCTATTTGGATATGTTGAAGCATTCAAGCGCATCTTTGGCAAACGCATCCACATCTCACTCACCCCTGACTTTATCCAGCCGCGCTTTGCCGGATCGGGATCCCTGCGGCTCTCCGTTTATCTTCACCGTTTGATATTCGCCGCCCTCGCCCTTGCTGTACGCGGCGGACTCTGGCGCGCAAAAATCTGGTGGACAAAACGCAAAAACAGGCGCAAAGTCCCCTTAACTGCTATGAATGCGAATTAA